A window of the Pseudomonas furukawaii genome harbors these coding sequences:
- the cyoE gene encoding heme o synthase, which yields MAIPLSQGHSQAHASWRDYLELTKPKVVVLMLITSLVGMFLATRAGVPWQVLLFGNLGIGLCAGAAAAVNHVVDRRIDSIMARTLKRPVVNGRVSPAAALAFAFVLAVAGQALLLAFTNELTAWLTLASLVGYAVLYTGFLKRATPQNIVIGGLAGAAPPLLGWVAVTGHLSAEPLLLVLIIFAWTPPHFWALAIHRKAEYAKADIPMLPVTHGEQYTKVHILLYTLVMFAVSLLPYAIHMSGPLYLVAALALGGRFLQWAWVLYRDSRPHAAIRTFKYSIAYLFLLFIALLMDHYLMLNL from the coding sequence ATGGCCATTCCACTCAGCCAGGGACACAGCCAGGCCCACGCCAGCTGGCGGGACTACCTGGAACTGACCAAGCCCAAGGTGGTGGTGCTGATGCTCATCACCTCCCTGGTGGGCATGTTCCTCGCCACCCGCGCCGGGGTGCCCTGGCAGGTGCTGCTCTTCGGCAACCTCGGCATCGGCCTGTGTGCCGGTGCGGCGGCGGCGGTCAACCACGTGGTGGATCGGCGCATCGACTCCATCATGGCCCGTACCCTCAAGCGTCCGGTGGTGAACGGCCGGGTCTCGCCGGCGGCGGCCCTGGCCTTCGCCTTCGTCCTCGCGGTCGCCGGCCAGGCCCTGCTGCTGGCCTTCACCAACGAGCTGACCGCCTGGCTGACCCTGGCGTCCCTGGTGGGCTACGCGGTGCTCTACACGGGCTTTCTCAAACGCGCCACGCCGCAGAACATCGTCATCGGCGGCCTGGCCGGCGCCGCGCCGCCGCTGCTGGGCTGGGTGGCAGTGACCGGCCACCTGTCCGCCGAGCCGCTGCTGCTGGTGCTGATCATCTTCGCCTGGACCCCGCCGCACTTCTGGGCCCTGGCCATCCATCGGAAGGCCGAGTACGCCAAGGCGGACATCCCCATGCTGCCGGTGACCCATGGCGAGCAGTACACCAAGGTGCATATCCTGCTCTACACCCTGGTGATGTTCGCCGTGAGCCTGCTGCCCTACGCCATCCACATGAGCGGCCCGCTCTACCTGGTGGCCGCGCTGGCGCTCGGCGGCCGCTTCCTGCAGTGGGCCTGGGTGCTGTACCGTGACAGCAGACCACACGCGGCGATCAGGACCTTCAAGTACTCTATCGCCTACCTTTTCCTGCTGTTCATCGCCCTCCTGATGGACCATTACCTGATGCTGAACCTATGA
- a CDS encoding SCO family protein, with protein MTRVQKTVFVLVALVAVVLGLTVHRVLSGQGQADPTKLLDAGIVLLPQPRTLPSLEMTNQDGQPVPVDQFKDQWSLVFFGYTFCPDICPTTLAQMRELKGLLPEAARNNLRVILVSVDPNRDTPEKLKQYLGYFDPAFVGLTADLPTLQKLSNAVSIPFIPADTSKPNYTVDHSGNLVILGPDGTQRGFIRAPLNNQKLKEQLPALLAPKA; from the coding sequence ATGACCAGAGTGCAGAAAACCGTCTTCGTCCTCGTCGCCCTCGTCGCCGTGGTGCTCGGCCTCACCGTGCACCGCGTGCTGTCCGGCCAGGGCCAGGCAGACCCCACCAAGCTGCTGGATGCGGGCATCGTCCTGCTGCCGCAGCCGCGCACCCTGCCCAGCCTGGAAATGACCAACCAGGACGGCCAGCCCGTACCGGTCGACCAGTTCAAGGACCAATGGAGCCTGGTGTTCTTCGGCTACACCTTCTGCCCCGACATCTGCCCGACCACCCTGGCGCAGATGCGCGAGCTCAAGGGCCTGCTGCCGGAGGCCGCACGCAACAACCTGCGGGTGATCCTGGTCAGCGTCGACCCCAACCGCGACACGCCCGAGAAGCTCAAACAGTACCTGGGCTACTTCGACCCGGCCTTCGTCGGCCTCACCGCCGACCTGCCCACACTGCAGAAACTGTCCAACGCCGTGAGCATCCCCTTCATTCCGGCGGACACCAGCAAGCCCAACTACACCGTCGACCACAGTGGCAACCTCGTGATCCTGGGCCCCGACGGCACCCAGCGCGGTTTCATCCGTGCGCCGTTGAACAACCAGAAGCTCAAGGAGCAGTTGCCCGCCTTGCTGGCGCCCAAGGCCTGA
- a CDS encoding MetQ/NlpA family ABC transporter substrate-binding protein: protein MKKLLVAFAAFSALTAQAGTLKVAATPVPHAEILEFIKPQLAKEGVDLQVKVFTDYVQPNVQVAEKRLDANFFQHQPYLDEFNKARQTQVKLVSVTGVHVEPFGAYSSKVKSLAELPEGAQVVIPNDATNGGRALLLLDKAGVIKLKADAGITATPKDIAENAKGLKIRELEAATLPRVLNQVDLALINTNYALEAKLNPTQDALVIEGSDSPYVNILVSREDNKASEDMQKLAKALHSPEVKKFIEEKYKGAVVPAF, encoded by the coding sequence ATGAAGAAACTGCTGGTGGCCTTCGCCGCTTTCTCCGCCCTCACCGCCCAGGCCGGCACCCTCAAGGTCGCCGCCACCCCGGTGCCCCACGCCGAGATCCTCGAGTTCATCAAGCCGCAGCTGGCCAAGGAAGGCGTGGACCTCCAGGTGAAGGTCTTCACCGACTACGTCCAGCCCAACGTGCAGGTGGCCGAAAAGCGCCTGGACGCCAACTTCTTCCAGCACCAGCCCTACCTGGACGAGTTCAACAAGGCCCGCCAGACCCAGGTCAAGCTGGTCTCCGTCACCGGCGTGCACGTGGAGCCCTTCGGCGCCTACTCCAGCAAGGTGAAGTCCCTGGCGGAACTGCCGGAAGGCGCCCAGGTGGTGATCCCCAACGACGCCACCAACGGCGGCCGCGCCCTGCTGCTGCTGGACAAGGCCGGCGTGATCAAGCTGAAGGCCGACGCCGGCATCACCGCCACGCCGAAGGACATCGCCGAGAACGCCAAGGGCCTGAAGATCCGCGAACTGGAAGCCGCCACCCTGCCGCGCGTGCTGAACCAGGTCGACCTCGCCCTGATCAACACCAACTACGCCCTGGAAGCCAAGCTGAACCCCACCCAGGACGCCCTGGTGATCGAAGGCTCCGATTCGCCCTACGTGAACATCCTGGTGTCCCGCGAGGACAACAAGGCCAGCGAGGACATGCAGAAACTGGCCAAGGCCCTGCACAGCCCCGAGGTGAAGAAGTTCATCGAGGAGAAGTACAAGGGTGCCGTGGTACCGGCGTTCTGA
- a CDS encoding methionine ABC transporter permease has protein sequence MDALLANIDWYEIWLATLDTLLMLGGSLLFTVLLGLPLGVLLFLTGPRQLFENRAVYSLLSLVVNVLRSLPFIILLIVMIPFTVLITGTSLGVAGAIPPLVVGATPFFARLVETALREVDRGILEATQAMGATTGQIIWNALLPEARPGIFAAITVTAITLVSYTAMAGVVGAGGLGDLAIRFGYQRFQTDVMVVTVVLLLVLVQILQTVGDRLVVHFSRK, from the coding sequence ATGGACGCCCTGCTCGCCAATATCGACTGGTACGAAATCTGGCTCGCCACCCTCGACACCCTGCTGATGCTGGGCGGCTCGCTGCTGTTCACCGTGCTGCTGGGCCTGCCGCTCGGCGTACTGCTGTTCCTCACCGGCCCGCGCCAGCTGTTCGAGAACCGCGCCGTCTACAGCCTGCTGTCGCTGGTGGTGAACGTCCTGCGCTCGCTGCCTTTCATCATCCTGCTGATCGTGATGATCCCCTTCACGGTGCTCATCACCGGCACCTCCCTCGGGGTCGCCGGCGCCATCCCGCCGCTGGTGGTGGGGGCCACGCCCTTCTTCGCGCGCCTGGTGGAAACCGCGCTGCGGGAAGTGGATCGCGGCATCCTCGAAGCCACCCAGGCCATGGGCGCCACCACCGGCCAGATCATCTGGAACGCCCTGCTGCCGGAGGCCCGTCCGGGCATCTTCGCCGCCATCACCGTCACCGCCATCACCCTCGTGTCCTACACCGCCATGGCCGGTGTGGTGGGAGCCGGCGGGCTCGGCGACCTGGCCATCCGCTTCGGCTACCAGCGCTTCCAGACCGACGTGATGGTGGTCACCGTGGTCCTGCTGCTGGTACTCGTACAGATCCTGCAGACCGTCGGCGACCGGCTGGTGGTCCACTTCTCCCGTAAATGA
- a CDS encoding methionine ABC transporter ATP-binding protein: MIEFHSVHKAYRVQGREIPALQPTDLAIQHGEVFGLIGHSGAGKSTLLRLINRLEEPTGGRIVIDGEDVTALDAEGLRRFRQRVGMIFQHFNLLSSKTVAENVALPLKLAGELSRTEVDRRVSELLARVGLSDHARKYPAQLSGGQKQRVGIARALATQPKILLCDEATSALDPQTTAQVLQLLAEINRELNLTIVLITHEMDVIRRVCDRVAVMDGGVIVEQGPVADVFLHPRHGTTQRFVLEDEQVDEGEQRDDFAHVEGRILRLTFRGEATYAPLLGTVARRTGVDYSILAGRIDRIKDTPYGQLTLALTGGDIDAALTCFREADVHLEILR, encoded by the coding sequence GTGATCGAATTCCATAGCGTCCACAAGGCGTACCGCGTCCAGGGCCGCGAAATCCCTGCCCTGCAGCCGACCGACCTGGCCATCCAGCACGGCGAAGTGTTCGGCCTGATCGGCCATTCGGGCGCCGGCAAGAGCACCCTGCTGCGCCTGATCAACCGCCTGGAAGAACCTACCGGCGGTCGCATCGTCATCGATGGCGAGGACGTCACCGCCCTCGATGCCGAAGGCCTGCGCCGCTTCCGCCAGCGGGTCGGGATGATCTTCCAGCACTTCAACCTGCTGTCGTCCAAGACCGTGGCGGAAAACGTCGCCCTGCCGCTCAAACTGGCCGGCGAGCTGTCCCGCACCGAAGTGGATCGCCGGGTGTCCGAGCTGCTGGCCCGGGTCGGGCTGTCCGACCATGCCCGCAAGTACCCGGCCCAGCTCTCCGGCGGCCAGAAGCAGCGGGTCGGCATCGCCCGCGCGCTGGCCACCCAGCCGAAGATCCTGCTCTGCGACGAAGCCACCAGCGCCCTGGACCCGCAGACCACCGCCCAGGTGCTGCAACTGCTGGCCGAGATCAACCGCGAACTGAACCTGACCATCGTCCTCATCACCCACGAGATGGACGTCATCCGCCGGGTCTGCGACCGCGTCGCGGTCATGGACGGCGGCGTCATCGTCGAGCAGGGCCCGGTGGCGGACGTGTTCCTCCACCCGCGGCACGGCACCACCCAGCGCTTCGTACTGGAAGACGAGCAGGTGGATGAAGGCGAGCAACGCGACGACTTCGCCCATGTCGAAGGCCGCATCCTGCGCCTGACCTTCCGCGGTGAGGCCACCTACGCCCCGCTGCTGGGTACCGTGGCCCGCCGCACCGGCGTGGACTACAGCATCCTGGCCGGCCGCATCGACCGCATCAAGGACACCCCTTACGGCCAGTTGACCCTGGCCCTCACCGGCGGCGACATCGACGCCGCGCTGACCTGCTTCCGCGAGGCTGACGTGCACCTGGAGATCCTGCGCTGA
- a CDS encoding GMC family oxidoreductase, with protein sequence MYTAHQAFDYIIIGAGPAGCLLANRLSADPGVRVLLLEAGGRDNHPWIHIPVGYLYCIGNPRTDWCYRTEAEPGLHGRSLGYPRGRVLGGSSSINGMIYMRGQAADYERWVELGNPGWGWADVLPLFLRSESHFGGASAFHNDAGEWRVERQRLSWEILDAFRRAAAECGIAPVDDFNTGDNEGCGYFQVNQRGGVRWNASKAFLRPVRQRPNLFVYTGFEAHRLLLEQGRAVGVAGRWQGLEHEVRARREVILCAGAVGSPLLLQRSGIGPRGLLERLGIGVRHELPGVGGNLQDHLQLRLVFKVSGVPTLNQMAGSLWGKAGMALRYLASRSGPLAMAPSQLGAFVRSGPEQPRANLEYHVQPLSLERFGEPLHPFPAFTASVCNLRPLSRGRIDLRSVDPQAPPVIQPNYLSHPEDLRVAADAIRFTRRIVAAPALAAYRPEEHLPGPALQSEEALQDAAGRIGTTIFHPVGTCAMGQGVEAVVGAELKVHGVPGLRIADASVMPEIVSGNTCSPTLMIAERAATLVLEDLRRAGAGRS encoded by the coding sequence ATGTACACAGCCCATCAGGCGTTCGATTACATCATCATCGGCGCCGGTCCGGCCGGCTGCCTGCTGGCCAACCGCCTGTCCGCCGACCCTGGCGTGCGGGTGTTGCTGCTGGAGGCCGGCGGACGCGACAACCATCCCTGGATCCACATTCCCGTGGGTTATCTCTATTGCATCGGCAACCCGCGTACCGACTGGTGCTACCGCACCGAGGCCGAGCCCGGCCTGCACGGCCGCAGCCTGGGCTATCCAAGGGGCCGGGTGCTGGGCGGCAGCTCGTCCATCAACGGCATGATCTACATGCGCGGCCAGGCCGCCGACTACGAGCGCTGGGTGGAGCTGGGCAACCCCGGCTGGGGCTGGGCGGACGTGCTGCCGTTGTTCCTTCGCAGCGAGAGCCATTTCGGCGGCGCCAGCGCCTTCCATAACGATGCCGGCGAGTGGCGCGTGGAACGCCAGCGGCTGTCCTGGGAGATTCTCGACGCTTTTCGCCGCGCGGCCGCGGAGTGCGGCATCGCCCCGGTGGATGACTTCAACACCGGCGACAACGAAGGCTGCGGCTATTTCCAGGTCAACCAGAGGGGCGGTGTGCGCTGGAACGCCTCGAAGGCCTTCCTGAGGCCGGTGCGGCAGCGGCCCAATCTGTTCGTGTACACCGGCTTCGAAGCCCATCGCCTGCTGCTGGAGCAGGGGCGCGCGGTCGGCGTGGCCGGACGCTGGCAGGGGTTGGAGCATGAGGTCCGAGCCCGCCGCGAGGTCATCCTCTGTGCGGGCGCCGTAGGCTCGCCGCTCTTGCTGCAGCGCTCGGGCATCGGCCCACGGGGCTTGCTGGAGCGCCTCGGCATCGGTGTGCGTCACGAACTTCCCGGCGTCGGCGGCAACCTCCAGGATCACCTGCAACTGCGTCTGGTGTTCAAGGTCAGCGGCGTGCCCACCCTCAACCAGATGGCGGGCAGCCTGTGGGGCAAGGCCGGCATGGCGCTGCGCTATCTGGCCAGCCGCAGCGGACCCCTGGCCATGGCGCCGAGCCAGCTGGGCGCCTTCGTCCGTTCGGGTCCCGAGCAACCCCGGGCCAACCTGGAGTACCACGTGCAGCCGCTGTCCCTGGAGCGTTTTGGCGAACCGCTGCATCCCTTCCCGGCCTTCACCGCCTCGGTCTGCAACCTGCGTCCCCTGAGCCGGGGCCGTATCGACCTGCGCTCCGTCGACCCCCAGGCGCCGCCGGTGATCCAGCCGAACTACCTGAGCCATCCCGAGGACCTGCGGGTGGCCGCCGACGCCATCCGATTCACCCGCCGCATCGTCGCCGCGCCCGCCTTGGCGGCCTATCGTCCGGAGGAGCACCTGCCGGGGCCCGCGCTGCAATCCGAGGAGGCGCTGCAGGACGCGGCGGGGCGGATCGGCACCACCATCTTCCATCCGGTGGGCACCTGCGCCATGGGCCAGGGTGTCGAGGCGGTGGTGGGCGCCGAGCTGAAGGTGCATGGGGTGCCAGGGCTGCGGATCGCCGATGCCTCGGTGATGCCGGAGATCGTCTCCGGCAACACCTGCTCGCCGACCCTGATGATCGCCGAGAGGGCCGCGACCCTGGTGCTGGAGGACCTCAGGCGCGCCGGGGCAGGGCGAAGCTGA
- the znuB gene encoding zinc ABC transporter permease subunit ZnuB gives MADFLFNALLAGLALALVAGPLGSFVVWRRMAYFGDTLSHAALLGVALGLMLDVSPTLAVTVGCVLLAVLLVTLQSRQPLASDTLLGILAHSTLSLGLVVLSFMTEVRIDLMAYLFGDLLAVGPKDLAWILGGSALVLLVLIPLWRPLLAITVHEELARVEGLPVAAIRLALMLLIAIVIAVAMKIVGVLLITSLLIIPAAAAQRHARSPEQMALGASLLGLVAVCAGLALSWYEDTPAGPSIVVSAASLFLLSFALPRRA, from the coding sequence ATGGCTGATTTCCTGTTCAACGCCCTGCTCGCCGGCCTCGCCCTGGCCCTGGTGGCGGGCCCCCTCGGCTCCTTCGTCGTCTGGCGGCGCATGGCCTACTTCGGCGACACCCTGTCCCACGCCGCCCTGCTGGGCGTGGCCCTGGGCCTGATGCTGGACGTCAGCCCCACCCTGGCGGTGACCGTCGGCTGCGTATTGCTGGCGGTGCTCCTGGTGACCCTGCAATCGCGCCAGCCGCTGGCCTCCGACACCCTGCTGGGCATCCTCGCCCACAGCACGCTGTCCCTGGGCCTGGTGGTGCTGAGCTTCATGACCGAGGTGCGCATCGACCTCATGGCCTACCTGTTCGGCGACCTGCTGGCGGTCGGCCCGAAGGACCTCGCCTGGATCCTCGGCGGCAGCGCCCTGGTACTGCTGGTGCTGATCCCCCTGTGGCGGCCGCTGCTGGCCATCACCGTCCACGAGGAGCTGGCGCGGGTGGAAGGCCTGCCGGTGGCGGCCATCCGCCTGGCCCTGATGCTGCTGATCGCCATCGTCATCGCCGTGGCCATGAAGATCGTCGGCGTGCTGCTGATCACCTCGCTGCTGATCATTCCCGCCGCCGCCGCCCAACGCCACGCCCGCAGTCCCGAGCAGATGGCCCTGGGCGCCAGCCTGCTGGGCCTGGTTGCGGTCTGCGCCGGCCTGGCCCTGTCCTGGTACGAAGACACACCGGCCGGGCCGTCCATCGTGGTCTCCGCCGCCAGCCTGTTCCTCCTCAGCTTCGCCCTGCCCCGGCGCGCCTGA
- the znuC gene encoding zinc ABC transporter ATP-binding protein ZnuC encodes MSDALIRLDRVGVDFAGQSVLQDVQLALKAGEIVTLIGPNGAGKTTLVRTVLGLLKPDRGEVWRKPRLHIGYMPQKLQVDATLPLTVLRFLRLVPGVDRKAALSALDEVGAVQVIDSPLQAISGGELQRVLLARALLREPELLVLDEPVQGVDVAGQAELYRLITRLRDRHGCGVLMVSHDLHLVMSATDQVVCLNRHVCCSGHPEQVSGDPAFIELFGQDAKSLAVYHHHHDHSHDLHGEVVKSPFPDGTRFTPAHQHGPDCNHG; translated from the coding sequence ATGAGCGACGCCCTGATCCGCCTCGACCGGGTCGGCGTGGACTTCGCCGGCCAGTCCGTGCTGCAGGACGTGCAGCTGGCGCTGAAAGCCGGGGAAATCGTCACCCTGATCGGCCCCAATGGCGCCGGCAAGACCACCCTGGTGCGCACCGTGCTGGGCCTGCTCAAGCCCGACCGGGGCGAGGTGTGGCGCAAGCCGCGCCTGCACATCGGCTACATGCCGCAGAAGCTCCAGGTGGACGCCACCCTGCCGCTCACCGTGCTGCGTTTCCTGCGCCTGGTACCGGGAGTCGACCGCAAGGCGGCCCTGTCCGCGCTGGACGAGGTGGGTGCCGTCCAGGTCATCGACAGCCCGCTGCAGGCCATCTCCGGCGGCGAACTGCAACGGGTGCTGCTGGCCCGCGCGCTGCTTCGCGAGCCCGAACTGCTGGTGCTGGACGAACCGGTGCAGGGCGTCGACGTCGCCGGACAGGCCGAGCTCTACCGGCTGATCACCCGCCTGCGCGACCGCCACGGCTGCGGCGTGCTGATGGTGTCCCACGACCTGCACCTGGTGATGAGCGCCACCGACCAGGTGGTCTGCCTGAACCGCCACGTCTGCTGTTCCGGCCACCCGGAGCAGGTCAGCGGCGACCCGGCCTTCATCGAGCTGTTCGGCCAGGACGCCAAGAGCCTCGCGGTCTATCACCACCACCACGACCATTCCCATGACCTGCACGGCGAAGTGGTGAAGAGCCCCTTCCCCGACGGCACCCGTTTCACTCCCGCCCACCAGCACGGCCCCGACTGCAACCATGGCTGA
- a CDS encoding Fur family transcriptional regulator, whose amino-acid sequence MLKPISVKAPLACRPHDHSHCVSNALAEAEAICSRHGLRLTALRKRVLELVWQSHRPLGAYDILGVLAEEDGRRAAPPTVYRALDFLLENGLVHRIASLNAFVGCNHPGEAHQGQFLICRNCQTAIELEQTQISQAIVESASAVGFTVEGQTVEIVGLCANCRTQP is encoded by the coding sequence ATGCTCAAGCCGATCAGCGTGAAAGCCCCCCTGGCCTGCCGCCCCCACGACCATTCCCACTGCGTCAGCAACGCCCTGGCCGAGGCCGAGGCCATCTGCAGCCGCCACGGCCTGCGCCTGACCGCGCTGCGCAAGCGCGTGCTGGAGTTGGTCTGGCAGAGCCACCGGCCCCTCGGCGCCTACGACATCCTCGGCGTGCTGGCCGAGGAAGACGGCCGCCGCGCCGCGCCGCCCACGGTGTACCGCGCCCTGGACTTCCTGCTGGAGAACGGCCTGGTGCACCGCATCGCGTCCCTCAACGCCTTCGTCGGCTGCAACCATCCCGGCGAGGCTCACCAGGGCCAGTTCCTGATCTGCCGCAACTGCCAGACCGCCATCGAGCTGGAGCAAACGCAGATCAGCCAGGCCATCGTCGAGAGCGCCAGCGCCGTGGGTTTCACCGTCGAAGGCCAGACGGTCGAGATCGTCGGCCTCTGCGCCAACTGCCGGACCCAGCCATGA
- a CDS encoding zinc ABC transporter substrate-binding protein ZnuA, protein MIRLFVSLLLAACALSAQADVRLLTSIKPLQLIAAAVQEGVGQPDVLLPPGASPHQFALRPSDVRRVREADLLYWVGPDLESFLPRVLQGRDKPSVALQDEPGMHLRRFEALHDEHGEHDHDAHEHDHDHRPGSLDAHLWLLPANARVIAARMAADLAAADPANAARYQANLEAFEDRLAALDERLKARMAKVAGKPFFVFHEAFDYFESAYGLRHAGVFSVAGEVQPGARHVAAMRERLQKAGPSCVFNEPPVVPRLAETLTAGLQVRLAELDAMGMHAPVAANGYEALLESLADGLAGCLEAL, encoded by the coding sequence GTGATCCGTCTATTCGTCTCCCTGCTCCTTGCCGCCTGCGCCCTGTCGGCCCAGGCGGATGTCCGGTTGCTTACCAGCATCAAGCCGCTGCAACTGATCGCCGCCGCCGTCCAGGAGGGTGTCGGCCAGCCCGACGTATTGCTGCCTCCGGGGGCCTCGCCCCACCAGTTCGCCCTGCGTCCATCGGATGTCCGGCGAGTGCGGGAAGCGGACCTGCTGTACTGGGTCGGCCCCGACCTGGAAAGCTTCCTGCCCCGCGTCCTGCAGGGGCGCGACAAGCCCAGCGTGGCCCTTCAGGACGAGCCCGGCATGCACCTGCGCCGCTTCGAAGCGCTGCACGACGAGCATGGGGAGCACGACCACGATGCCCATGAGCATGATCACGATCACCGCCCCGGCTCGCTCGACGCCCACCTCTGGTTGCTGCCCGCCAACGCCCGGGTGATCGCGGCACGCATGGCTGCCGACCTGGCCGCTGCCGACCCGGCCAATGCCGCCCGCTACCAGGCCAACCTCGAGGCTTTCGAGGACCGCCTGGCGGCGCTGGACGAACGCCTCAAGGCGCGCATGGCCAAGGTGGCCGGCAAGCCCTTCTTCGTCTTCCACGAAGCCTTCGATTACTTCGAGTCCGCCTACGGTCTGCGTCATGCCGGGGTCTTCAGCGTGGCCGGTGAGGTCCAGCCCGGCGCCCGGCACGTCGCCGCCATGCGCGAGCGGCTGCAGAAGGCAGGCCCCAGCTGCGTGTTCAACGAACCGCCCGTGGTGCCTCGTCTGGCGGAAACCCTGACAGCGGGGCTCCAGGTGCGCCTGGCGGAGCTGGATGCCATGGGCATGCACGCGCCGGTGGCTGCGAACGGCTACGAAGCCCTGTTGGAGAGCCTGGCCGATGGCCTGGCCGGGTGCCTGGAAGCGCTCTGA